A segment of the Sulfolobales archaeon genome:
AGCTATTATATCCCCTGGCTTTAACGTTATGCCATCTGTTATGAATTCTATTATCTTATCTACCTTGAATATCATGTTCCCTGTATTGCTATCCTGTCTTGTCTCTCCATTCACCTTAAGCCCTATTCTGAGTGAATGTGGATCTGGGATCTCGTCTTTGGTGACTATCCATGGCCCCATAGGAGCTCCTGTATCCATGCCCTTTCCATGTAGCCATCTCTGGCCAAATGGATCTAGCTTCTCCGGCCAGCCGGGGGGCATCTGCTTATCTCTATAGCTTATATCGTTGAACACCGCATAGCCGAAGACATAGTTCATAGCCTTGGAGGCCTCAACATACTTACCCCTCCTACCTATGATAACCGCTAGCTCAACCTCGTAGTCAACCTTCTCAGAGGATCTAGGTATTAGGATCGGCCTCTCATGGCCTATAAGAGCACTAGCAGGTTTGTAAAAGACGTAGGGGGCCTCGGGAGGCTTGATCCTGGATTCCTGTGCATGCTCCATATAGTTGGCTGCGAGGCATAATATCTTCTCCGGAGCCAATATAGGTGGGTAGTAGTCTATGGAGTCAAGCCTATATAGGTTCTTTAAAAGGGTGGGGGATGATGATCTAAGGTCTTTCTCAGCATCGCTAACAAACCTCCTAAGAAGATCTAGGGCAGGCTCTCCACCCTCGATCAAGAGCTTGAGATCTGAGAACCAATTTGGTGGAGTAGCGTCATAGAGATCCTTGAAGCCTCTATACACATCTAACACATGATTCCCTATAGCAACACCGAGCCTAGGGGAGTCGAGACCCTTCGGAGAGAAGGTCAGGAGCTTCATATAACCACCGAATTACAAGTTTTATACAAGTATATATTTGATTTTATTCCTCACCTCTTAGAAACATGGATCAATAGCTTCCCAACAACCCTACCCTCCTCTAACTCCCTATGAGCCTCGGGTATCTCCTCAAAGCCATACTCCCTATATATTATCGGCTTTATACGGCCCCTCCTAACCATCTCAAGAGCCTCTGCAAGCTCCCACCTATTACCACCAGCAGTTCCCGTAATGACTATACCCTTCAGATATGCCCTTCTAAGCATAACCCTAGCCTCGCTCCCAGCTATAACACCAATGATCACGAGGATTCCCCCTGGCCTCAGCATATCTATGGACTTCTGCACAGTATCCCCTCCAACAGAGTCTAGAACAATATCGACCCCCTCTCCACCGGTTATCTCCGCAACCCTTGAGACAACATCCTCCTCCCTATAGTATATAATGTGATCCGCCCCGATAGAGAGGAGCCTCTTACCCTTTTCACTATCGCCAACAGCAGCTATAACCTCAGCTCCGAAGAGCTTAGCTATCTGAATAGCGTAGGTGCCAACACCTCCTGAGGCAGCCCATATAAAGACCCTCTGCCCAGGCTTTATCTTAGATAGGGTTACAAGGGATCTCCAAGCTGTCACCAGGGCGAGGGGTATGGCTCCGAGCTCTTCAGACCTTTGGAACCCATTAACTTTTATAAGGGTTTTAGCGGGTAGAACGATATATTCTGAGTATGATCCCCACCTATTATGCCCAATAATATATCTATTTCTACACATATTCTCAAGACCTAAGGAGCAGTAATAACACCTCCCACAGCCATATATAAAGTTAGCCACAACAGCGTCTCCCCTCTCAAAGCCATATACACCCTCCCCGAGATCCTCGATGAAGCCATAAACATCCCCACCAAGGATATGGGGGAGCCTAACCCTATACTCTGGATGTCCACTCCTAATCAATATATCAGCCCTGTTAACCGATGTAGAGACGATCCTTACTAAAGCCTCGCCCCACCCAGGCTTCTGCCCCTCTATCTCCTCGATCCTCAGCACCTCAGGACCTCCAAAAGATCTCAGAAGATATGCCCTCATAGAACCACCTTA
Coding sequences within it:
- a CDS encoding fumarylacetoacetate hydrolase family protein; this translates as MKLLTFSPKGLDSPRLGVAIGNHVLDVYRGFKDLYDATPPNWFSDLKLLIEGGEPALDLLRRFVSDAEKDLRSSSPTLLKNLYRLDSIDYYPPILAPEKILCLAANYMEHAQESRIKPPEAPYVFYKPASALIGHERPILIPRSSEKVDYEVELAVIIGRRGKYVEASKAMNYVFGYAVFNDISYRDKQMPPGWPEKLDPFGQRWLHGKGMDTGAPMGPWIVTKDEIPDPHSLRIGLKVNGETRQDSNTGNMIFKVDKIIEFITDGITLKPGDIIATGTPPGVALATGKYLKHGDVVEAYIERIGTLRNTVVKEKS
- a CDS encoding zinc-binding dehydrogenase, encoding MRAYLLRSFGGPEVLRIEEIEGQKPGWGEALVRIVSTSVNRADILIRSGHPEYRVRLPHILGGDVYGFIEDLGEGVYGFERGDAVVANFIYGCGRCYYCSLGLENMCRNRYIIGHNRWGSYSEYIVLPAKTLIKVNGFQRSEELGAIPLALVTAWRSLVTLSKIKPGQRVFIWAASGGVGTYAIQIAKLFGAEVIAAVGDSEKGKRLLSIGADHIIYYREEDVVSRVAEITGGEGVDIVLDSVGGDTVQKSIDMLRPGGILVIIGVIAGSEARVMLRRAYLKGIVITGTAGGNRWELAEALEMVRRGRIKPIIYREYGFEEIPEAHRELEEGRVVGKLLIHVSKR